Genomic window (Bacillus sp. BGMRC 2118):
GCTAGAGAACCGTTTCTAATGCTTTCTTGAATCCCCACTACAATCGGAATCACAAAATTAGGTAAGCCTATTCCTTTCATGGTCTCTGCATATTTTTCGTCACTAACTTGTTGTACAGGTACTTCTTTACCCAATACATTCCCTAGAGCAGATGCCAATTCTTCTTGAGTTAAAAGTGGACCTGAAAGTTCATACACTGTTTTTTCGTGACCGTCTCCAACAAGAACTGCTGCAGCATCTGCGTAATTTTGTTGGAGTGCCCAACCTAAACTCTGTCATCATTGTACATTTATTCAAGAAATGGATTGTCATAAGAGAAACTGGATTTTCGGTAAAAAAAGGTATACCCTATTAATTAGATATCGTAATAATTAATGATTGGAAGGAAGTTCAGGCATGATTGCAAAAACAGAACATGATTTTACTGGATTAAAAGAAATTGGAAGAATTGTAGCGTTAATACGGGAAGAATTAGTCAAAAAGACGGCTCCAGGCATCACAACAAAAGAGCTTGATGAAACAGCTAGCAAATTATTTGAGCAGTACGGAGCGATCTCTGCACCTAAGGGAGAGTATAATTTCCCTGGTTTCACTTGTATTAGTGTGAATGAAGAAGTCGCACATGGTATCCCAGGAGATCGCGTGATTGTAGAAGGAGATTTAGTTAATATTGATGTATCCGGTTCTAAAGATGGATACTTTGCTGACACTGGAATATCGTTTGTTGTTGGGAATGCCGATCCTGTCTTAACTAAATTATGTAACACTGCTGTCGAAGCTTTTGAAGCTGGTCTAGAAAGAGCGAAACCGGGTTCTAAGAAAAGTGGTCTTGGTAAAGCTGTTATTGCGACTGCAAGAAAGAATGGTTTTACAGTTATTAAAAATCTTACAGGACATGGTGTCGGTAGATCCATACATGAAGAACCCAACCATATTTATAATTATCATGAGCCTAGTGATGATGAACTGTTAAAAGAAGGAATGGTAATCGCGTTTGAACCATTCATCTCTACTCGAGAAGAGGAAGTAATTCAATACGAGGATGATGAATGGACCTTCTTAACTGAAAATAGCTTTGTTGCTCAATGTGAACACACCATTATCATTACGAAAGATGGCCCAATCGTCATCACAAAGTAATAGTTGGTCCAGTTATACAAAAAATGACTTCAGTGTAATACCGAAGTCATTTTTTGTTAGTTTAAATTAGATTTGTTCACTATAAGACTACCTTCTTCAAAAACAATAATAAAAATCCTATTAAAAAGGCGATAGAAAAACTGGCAAATGTCCCTATGATATAATAATCACTAGTTTTATTTGTAATCTCTTTAAACCTTGCAATTGATTTTACCGCTGTAACAATGGCAATCAATTCAAACTTATTAACTAGTATAGCCATTACAATAATGAGTCTCTCTATTATCCCAATAATCTTTCCATATCTCTTTTTTTCCTCTTCTATTACATCCAAATTCACTTCTAGAACTCTACCTTTTGAGAAGCTAGATTGCTCAATCGTAACAGCAATTTCTTCATGTGATATTCTTTGGCTAACTCCTCTTTCTTTCTTATGTAATTTCACTTTTTCTAATAGTAAATTAATCATCATTAAAGATAAAATTGTCCCGCCATTTATCGTAAACAATATCCCTGCTGTAACAAGTAACATAAAACTTAAGGTGTCGATATT
Coding sequences:
- the map gene encoding type I methionyl aminopeptidase, encoding MIAKTEHDFTGLKEIGRIVALIREELVKKTAPGITTKELDETASKLFEQYGAISAPKGEYNFPGFTCISVNEEVAHGIPGDRVIVEGDLVNIDVSGSKDGYFADTGISFVVGNADPVLTKLCNTAVEAFEAGLERAKPGSKKSGLGKAVIATARKNGFTVIKNLTGHGVGRSIHEEPNHIYNYHEPSDDELLKEGMVIAFEPFISTREEEVIQYEDDEWTFLTENSFVAQCEHTIIITKDGPIVITK
- a CDS encoding DUF3307 domain-containing protein, with amino-acid sequence MNELFDRERRECMFAKLLICIFILSHVLTSFYFQRGKLEHGSKTWIRSGPLYFFIFSSIFTIVFIQAKLLFVILIVSIVRYFIDKGIHYIKTKEGNHLKALLVFIGEQLLHILIILLLYPVFKTIVQNSFMNGLLERIISTYPYLEGINNIDTLSFMLLVTAGILFTINGGTILSLMMINLLLEKVKLHKKERGVSQRISHEEIAVTIEQSSFSKGRVLEVNLDVIEEEKKRYGKIIGIIERLIIVMAILVNKFELIAIVTAVKSIARFKEITNKTSDYYIIGTFASFSIAFLIGFLLLFLKKVVL